From Diaminobutyricibacter sp. McL0608, one genomic window encodes:
- a CDS encoding glutamate decarboxylase translates to MTTANESLKHGDVPHAFTGIGDQNQLNPIFARAGESTDFPLNALPPGESLPETAYQIVHDEAMLDGNSRLNLATFVGTWMDSFANRIYAESADKNMVDKDEYPQTAAIETRCWKMMAGLWHAPDPENAIGTSTIGSSEACMLAGLALKRRWQLARKADGKPADKPNLILSSAVQVCWEKFCNYWDVEPRYVPISLEHKVLDGHDLESYVDENTIGVVAIMGVTYTGMYEPVEKIAQALDRIQQSTGLDIPIHVDGASGGMIAPFLQPDLLWDFRLARVASISTSAHKYGLVYPGLGWVIWRTVDDLPKELVFDVTYLGGHMPSFALNFSRPGAQVLLQYYLFLRLGFDGYYRVQKASQEVAVYLASEIGRMPAFELWNDGTDIPVFAWQLAKGHTDKWNLYHLSERLRLKGWLIPAYPMPDDLTDIVVQRIVVRNGLSRNLAESLVIDIAEAAAYLDALESPMPTEGLVSSFTH, encoded by the coding sequence ATGACGACCGCCAACGAATCCCTCAAACACGGCGATGTGCCCCACGCTTTCACCGGAATCGGTGACCAGAACCAGCTCAACCCGATCTTCGCGCGCGCGGGCGAGTCGACAGATTTTCCGCTCAACGCCTTGCCGCCCGGTGAATCCCTGCCCGAGACCGCCTACCAGATCGTGCACGACGAAGCGATGCTCGACGGCAATTCGCGACTCAACCTCGCCACCTTCGTCGGCACCTGGATGGACTCGTTCGCGAACCGGATCTACGCCGAGTCGGCCGACAAGAACATGGTCGACAAGGACGAGTACCCCCAGACCGCCGCCATCGAGACCCGCTGCTGGAAGATGATGGCGGGTCTCTGGCACGCGCCGGACCCGGAGAACGCGATCGGCACTTCCACGATCGGGTCCTCAGAAGCGTGCATGCTCGCCGGTCTCGCACTGAAGCGCCGCTGGCAGCTCGCGCGCAAAGCCGACGGCAAACCGGCCGACAAGCCGAACCTCATCCTCTCGAGCGCTGTGCAGGTGTGCTGGGAGAAATTCTGCAACTACTGGGATGTCGAACCGCGCTACGTTCCGATCTCGCTCGAACACAAAGTCCTCGACGGTCACGACCTGGAGTCGTACGTCGACGAGAACACGATCGGCGTCGTCGCGATCATGGGCGTCACCTACACGGGCATGTACGAGCCGGTCGAGAAGATCGCCCAGGCGCTCGATCGCATCCAGCAGTCCACCGGGCTCGACATCCCCATCCACGTCGACGGTGCATCCGGCGGCATGATCGCTCCGTTCCTGCAGCCCGACCTCCTCTGGGACTTTCGGCTGGCCCGGGTCGCCTCCATCAGCACCTCCGCCCACAAGTACGGCCTCGTCTACCCGGGACTCGGCTGGGTCATCTGGCGTACCGTCGACGACCTGCCGAAGGAACTCGTCTTCGACGTCACCTACCTGGGCGGCCACATGCCGAGCTTCGCGCTCAACTTCTCGCGCCCGGGCGCGCAGGTGCTGCTGCAGTACTACCTGTTCCTCCGTCTTGGATTCGACGGGTACTACCGCGTGCAGAAGGCCTCGCAGGAGGTCGCCGTGTATCTCGCGAGCGAGATCGGCAGGATGCCCGCTTTCGAGCTCTGGAACGACGGCACCGACATTCCCGTCTTCGCCTGGCAGCTCGCAAAGGGCCACACCGACAAGTGGAATCTCTATCACCTGTCGGAACGCCTGCGCCTGAAGGGCTGGCTGATTCCCGCCTACCCGATGCCCGACGACCTGACCGACATCGTCGTCCAGCGCATCGTCGTGCGCAACGGGCTCAGCCGGAACCTGGCGGAAAGCCTCGTCATCGACATCGCCGAGGCAGCCGCCTACCTCGATGCACTCGAGTCGCCGATGCCGACGGAAGGACTGGTCTCGTCGTTCACCCACTGA
- a CDS encoding MIP/aquaporin family protein — protein MSDENELDKPANAVMSDLVHGRIMHLPVSVDKAIEDFHDGSQEWRRLFSELFGTFFLVLVAAGGGMMGQAFPNTISRTDAVVAPGLMVFAIILFMGKVSGAHLNPAVSIAFALRGDFPWARVPGYIIVQLAGASLAAWFLTGVLPVSAKYGSNYPASGYSAGIAFVMELVLTFGLVSVILGTASGAQNLGIIGAFGVGAYIALAGLWGSPISGASMNPARTFGPDLLAGDFASYWVYVVGPIAGAVVAVGAAFLLRGQGGGASGSGAAQGALNTEVAKPENP, from the coding sequence ATGAGCGACGAAAACGAACTCGACAAGCCGGCCAACGCCGTGATGTCCGACCTGGTTCACGGGCGCATCATGCACCTGCCCGTCAGTGTGGACAAGGCGATCGAAGACTTCCACGACGGCTCCCAGGAGTGGCGGCGGCTCTTCTCCGAACTCTTCGGCACCTTCTTCCTCGTGCTCGTCGCCGCCGGCGGCGGGATGATGGGCCAGGCGTTCCCGAACACGATCTCCCGGACCGACGCGGTCGTCGCCCCCGGCCTGATGGTGTTCGCGATCATCCTGTTCATGGGCAAGGTCTCCGGCGCGCACCTCAACCCTGCTGTGAGCATCGCGTTCGCGCTGCGCGGCGACTTCCCGTGGGCGCGCGTCCCCGGTTACATCATCGTGCAGTTGGCGGGCGCATCCCTTGCCGCCTGGTTCCTGACCGGTGTGCTGCCCGTCTCGGCGAAGTACGGCTCGAACTACCCGGCGAGCGGATACTCGGCCGGGATCGCGTTCGTCATGGAACTGGTGCTGACCTTCGGCCTCGTCAGCGTCATCCTCGGTACCGCCTCGGGCGCCCAGAACCTCGGCATCATCGGCGCGTTCGGTGTCGGCGCCTACATCGCCCTCGCCGGCCTGTGGGGCAGCCCCATCTCTGGCGCCTCGATGAACCCGGCCCGCACCTTCGGCCCCGACCTGCTCGCTGGTGACTTCGCGTCGTACTGGGTCTACGTGGTGGGGCCGATCGCTGGCGCGGTGGTCGCCGTCGGCGCGGCTTTCCTGCTGCGCGGCCAGGGCGGGGGCGCGTCCGGCTCAGGGGCCGCGCAGGGCGCATTGAACACAGAGGTCGCCAAGCCGGAGAACCCGTGA
- a CDS encoding class I SAM-dependent methyltransferase, whose product MTQTGAPDTWERGDGYERYIGRWSSLVARVFLEWLELPPGLRWLDVGSGTGALTAEILDRCAPASVVGVEPSEAFVADAMRRLGGRVELHRAGADAIPLPDASVDVTVSGLVLNFVPDARAAVAEARRVTRVGGTIAAYVWDYVGHMELMRYFWGAALELDPAAPDEGARFPISDPGRLEELFAGAGLTGPHARSIDVPTTFADFDDYWQPFLGGQGPAPTYVASLDESARGRLRDRIRERLPIEADGSIALVARAWAVRASVAA is encoded by the coding sequence GTGACACAGACAGGCGCACCCGACACCTGGGAGCGTGGCGACGGCTACGAGCGCTACATCGGACGCTGGAGCTCCCTCGTCGCGCGCGTGTTCCTGGAATGGCTGGAGCTGCCCCCCGGTCTGCGCTGGCTCGACGTGGGCAGTGGCACCGGAGCGCTCACCGCCGAGATCCTCGACCGTTGCGCGCCGGCGTCGGTGGTCGGTGTCGAGCCGTCCGAAGCCTTCGTGGCGGATGCGATGCGACGGCTGGGCGGCCGCGTCGAGCTGCATCGGGCGGGCGCCGACGCGATTCCGCTGCCGGATGCATCCGTCGATGTCACCGTCTCCGGGCTGGTGCTGAACTTCGTTCCGGATGCGCGGGCCGCCGTCGCCGAGGCACGCCGTGTGACACGCGTGGGCGGCACCATCGCCGCCTACGTCTGGGACTACGTCGGCCACATGGAGCTGATGCGTTACTTCTGGGGTGCGGCGCTCGAGCTCGACCCCGCCGCGCCGGACGAGGGGGCGCGGTTTCCGATCAGCGACCCGGGACGCCTGGAGGAGCTCTTCGCGGGGGCCGGCCTCACCGGACCGCACGCCCGGTCCATCGATGTTCCGACGACGTTCGCCGACTTCGACGACTACTGGCAGCCGTTCCTCGGCGGGCAGGGTCCGGCTCCCACCTATGTCGCCTCGCTCGACGAGTCGGCGCGTGGGCGGCTGCGCGACCGCATCCGCGAGCGGCTGCCGATCGAGGCGGACGGCTCCATCGCCCTGGTCGCGCGCGCCTGGGCGGTCCGCGCATCCGTCGCCGCCTGA